A genome region from Frankineae bacterium MT45 includes the following:
- a CDS encoding dihydrolipoamide dehydrogenase, protein MADHQADLVILGAGSGGYAAALRAAELGKSVVLVEKDKVGGTCLHRGCIPTKALLHAGEVADAAREGAQFGVNATFESIDSVALNAYKDGVVSRLYKGLQGLIKSRNINVVEGEGRLVGPKTVAVGDDTYTGTNVVLATGSYARTLPGLEIDGTRVITSDQALQLDHVPGSAIILGGGVIGCEFASAWTSFGTNVTIVEALPHLVPLEDEANSKLLERAFRKRKIGFKLGVRYERFEHTDSGVRVFLAGGEAIEADVLLVAVGRGPTSANLGYEENGIALDRGFVVVDEYCRTNVEGVYAVGDLIPTLQLAHVGFAEGILVAEQIAGLPVVPIDYAGVPRITYSEPEVASVGLSEADAIERLGAEKVTTLTYDLGGNGKSQILKTQGAVKLVAEKGGAVLGVHMVGARVGELIAEAQLIYNWEALPSEVAQLIHPHPTQSEALGEAHLALAGKPLHTHN, encoded by the coding sequence GTGGCAGACCACCAGGCCGATCTCGTCATCCTAGGTGCCGGAAGTGGGGGCTACGCTGCAGCGCTGCGGGCCGCAGAACTAGGCAAGTCCGTCGTGCTCGTCGAGAAGGACAAGGTCGGCGGCACCTGCCTGCACCGCGGTTGCATCCCGACGAAGGCGCTGCTGCACGCCGGCGAGGTGGCCGACGCCGCTCGCGAGGGCGCCCAGTTCGGCGTCAACGCCACCTTCGAGAGCATCGACAGCGTCGCCCTCAACGCCTACAAGGACGGTGTCGTCTCCCGTCTCTACAAGGGCTTGCAGGGACTCATCAAGAGCCGCAACATCAACGTCGTGGAGGGCGAGGGGCGCCTCGTCGGACCGAAGACGGTGGCGGTCGGCGACGACACCTACACCGGCACGAACGTCGTGCTCGCCACCGGTTCCTACGCTCGCACGCTGCCGGGCCTGGAGATCGACGGAACCCGCGTCATCACCAGCGACCAGGCGCTGCAGCTCGACCACGTGCCGGGATCGGCGATCATCCTGGGCGGCGGTGTCATCGGCTGCGAATTCGCCAGCGCGTGGACGTCCTTCGGAACGAACGTGACGATCGTCGAGGCACTCCCCCACCTCGTGCCGCTCGAAGACGAGGCGAACTCCAAGCTTCTCGAACGGGCCTTCCGTAAGCGCAAGATCGGCTTCAAGCTGGGTGTGCGCTACGAGCGTTTCGAGCACACCGACTCCGGCGTGCGGGTCTTCCTGGCCGGCGGCGAGGCGATTGAGGCCGACGTACTGCTAGTCGCCGTGGGCCGCGGGCCGACATCGGCGAATCTCGGCTACGAAGAGAATGGCATCGCCCTCGACCGCGGGTTCGTGGTCGTCGACGAGTACTGCCGGACCAACGTCGAAGGCGTCTACGCGGTCGGCGATCTCATCCCCACGCTGCAGCTGGCCCACGTCGGGTTCGCCGAGGGGATCCTGGTCGCCGAGCAGATCGCCGGCCTCCCGGTCGTGCCGATCGACTACGCCGGCGTCCCGCGCATCACCTACTCCGAGCCGGAGGTCGCCTCGGTCGGGTTGAGCGAGGCCGACGCGATCGAACGTCTGGGCGCGGAGAAGGTCACGACGCTGACCTACGACCTCGGCGGCAACGGCAAGTCGCAGATTCTCAAGACTCAGGGCGCGGTGAAGCTCGTGGCCGAGAAGGGCGGCGCCGTCCTCGGCGTGCACATGGTCGGGGCTCGGGTCGGCGAGCTGATCGCCGAAGCGCAGCTCATCTACAACTGGGAGGCGCTACCGAGCGAGGTCGCCCAGCTCATCCACCCGCATCCGACACAGTCGGAGGCTCTCGGCGAGGCGCATCTCGCGCTAGCAGGGAAGCCACTGCACACGCACAACTAG
- a CDS encoding 2-oxoglutarate dehydrogenase E2 component, protein MPVSVTMPRLGESVTEGTVTRWLKAEGDHVDADEPLLEVSTDKVDTEIPSPASGTLISIKVQEDETVEVGVEIAIISDGDDAGAAPAAAPAAAEAAPAPEPAPAPAPAEPAPVAAAPAAPPAPPAPPAAPAPAPAAAAPAPTPAPAPAPAPAPAASTPAAIASDSDEDDEGGTYVTPLVRKLAGEHGVDLGSVTGTGVGGRIRKSDVLAAAASTAAKHAAAPAATAPAAPAAAAAPAASQLRGRTEKLTRRRQLIAARMVESLQVSAQLTTVVEVDVTRIARLRERAKADFLAREGVKLSFLPFFAVATVEALKSHPVLNSSIDTDAGTITYHESEHLGIAVDTEAGLTVPVILDAGDLNLAGTARKIADLAERTRTNKISPDELGGATFTLTNTGSRGALFDTPILNQPQVGILGTGTVVKRPVVIDDDDLGETIAIRSMVYLALSYDHRIVDGADAARFLTTIKDRLEGGNFERALGLA, encoded by the coding sequence ATGCCGGTGTCAGTAACCATGCCCCGCCTTGGTGAAAGCGTCACTGAGGGAACCGTTACCCGGTGGCTCAAGGCCGAGGGTGACCATGTCGATGCCGACGAGCCGCTACTCGAGGTCTCCACCGACAAGGTCGACACCGAAATTCCCTCGCCAGCCTCCGGAACCCTGATCTCGATCAAGGTGCAAGAGGATGAGACCGTCGAGGTGGGCGTCGAGATCGCCATCATCTCCGACGGTGACGACGCTGGAGCGGCCCCCGCCGCTGCACCTGCGGCCGCTGAAGCGGCACCAGCACCGGAGCCGGCTCCCGCGCCTGCTCCGGCTGAACCGGCCCCCGTCGCTGCCGCACCCGCCGCACCACCGGCACCACCGGCACCACCGGCTGCCCCAGCCCCAGCCCCGGCCGCCGCTGCGCCGGCACCCACGCCGGCACCCGCACCCGCACCCGCGCCGGCTCCAGCCGCGTCAACGCCGGCCGCCATCGCCAGCGACAGCGACGAGGACGACGAGGGCGGCACCTACGTCACTCCCCTGGTCCGCAAGCTGGCCGGGGAGCATGGCGTCGATCTCGGCAGCGTCACCGGCACCGGCGTCGGCGGACGAATCCGCAAGTCGGATGTGCTCGCCGCCGCGGCCTCGACTGCGGCCAAGCACGCAGCTGCCCCGGCCGCCACAGCTCCGGCGGCGCCAGCGGCCGCAGCGGCGCCCGCGGCCTCGCAGCTGCGGGGACGGACCGAGAAGCTCACCCGCCGCCGTCAGCTCATCGCGGCACGGATGGTCGAGTCGCTGCAGGTCAGCGCACAGTTGACCACCGTCGTAGAGGTCGACGTCACCCGCATCGCCCGACTCCGTGAGCGGGCCAAGGCCGACTTCCTGGCCCGGGAGGGCGTAAAGCTCTCCTTCCTGCCGTTCTTCGCGGTGGCAACCGTCGAGGCGCTCAAATCGCACCCGGTGCTGAACTCGTCGATCGACACCGACGCCGGAACGATCACCTATCACGAGAGCGAGCACCTCGGCATCGCGGTGGACACCGAGGCTGGGCTCACCGTGCCGGTGATCCTCGACGCCGGAGACCTCAACCTGGCCGGCACCGCCCGCAAGATCGCGGATCTGGCCGAGCGGACCCGGACGAACAAGATCAGCCCGGACGAACTCGGTGGGGCCACCTTCACGCTCACCAACACCGGCAGCCGAGGCGCACTCTTCGACACGCCAATCCTGAACCAGCCGCAGGTCGGAATCCTCGGCACCGGCACGGTCGTGAAGCGCCCGGTGGTGATCGACGACGACGATCTGGGCGAGACCATCGCGATTCGTTCGATGGTGTACCTGGCATTGAGCTACGACCACCGGATCGTCGACGGGGCCGACGCTGCTCGCTTCCTGACCACGATCAAGGACCGGCTCGAGGGCGGCAACTTCGAGCGGGCACTCGGGCTCGCCTGA